A part of Paenibacillus sp. 481 genomic DNA contains:
- a CDS encoding OsmC family protein, producing the protein MPLETFKATAHLQDGMVVKAKSRHFEITIDEPKSLGGTDTGMNPVELMLCALGACQSIVARVYAPKFNIKLEQFWVEVEGDLDTDGFMNKSDVRRGYSEVRYNIHVKTDASLEQVEKFVEFIERTCPVGDTIHNPVSLVLNKIILE; encoded by the coding sequence ATGCCGCTTGAGACGTTTAAAGCAACTGCGCACTTACAAGATGGAATGGTCGTAAAGGCGAAGTCTAGACATTTTGAAATTACGATCGACGAACCGAAATCACTAGGTGGCACGGATACGGGGATGAATCCAGTTGAGTTGATGCTGTGTGCGCTGGGAGCCTGCCAATCTATTGTGGCTAGGGTGTATGCCCCGAAGTTCAACATTAAGTTAGAACAATTCTGGGTTGAGGTGGAAGGAGACCTTGATACAGACGGATTTATGAACAAATCGGATGTTCGGCGTGGCTATTCGGAAGTGAGATATAACATCCATGTCAAGACTGATGCTTCGTTGGAGCAGGTGGAGAAGTTCGTGGAATTTATAGAGCGCACCTGCCCAGTTGGGGATACGATTCATAATCCTGTGTCTCTTGTGCTTAACAAAATCATTTTGGAATAA